Proteins found in one Solitalea lacus genomic segment:
- a CDS encoding cob(I)yrinic acid a,c-diamide adenosyltransferase translates to MKIYTKTGDKGTTALIGGTRVAKHHLRIDSYGTVDELNSYIGLIRDQQISEAYKSILKEIQDRLFTVGASLASDPNKSKMIIPDLHESDITLLEKEMDEMNSQLPELRHFVLPGGHTTVSFCHLARTVCRRAERLVVELAEDGTVNELVIKYLNRLSDYLFVLARKLAKDLKADEYIWIPRV, encoded by the coding sequence ATGAAAATATATACTAAAACCGGAGATAAGGGTACAACAGCATTAATTGGCGGAACCCGTGTTGCAAAACATCATTTGAGAATTGATTCTTATGGAACGGTTGATGAATTGAATTCATACATAGGGCTAATTAGGGATCAACAGATAAGCGAAGCTTATAAATCGATATTAAAGGAGATTCAGGATCGGTTATTTACAGTAGGTGCTTCCCTGGCTTCGGATCCGAATAAGTCAAAAATGATAATTCCTGATTTACATGAATCAGATATTACGTTACTTGAGAAGGAAATGGATGAAATGAATAGTCAATTGCCAGAATTAAGACATTTTGTGCTTCCTGGCGGCCATACCACTGTTTCTTTTTGCCATTTGGCACGTACTGTTTGTCGTAGAGCTGAGCGCTTAGTAGTTGAGTTAGCTGAAGATGGTACAGTAAATGAGTTGGTAATCAAGTATCTAAATCGATTATCAGATTATTTGTTTGTGTTAGCTAGAAAGCTGGCAAAAGATTTGAAGGCTGATGAGTATATTTGGATACCTAGAGTTTAA
- a CDS encoding DUF2795 domain-containing protein codes for MYWTLELASHLEDAPWPATKDELIDYAIRSGAPVEVIENLQALEDDGEPYETIEEVWPDYPTKDDFLFNEDEY; via the coding sequence ATGTACTGGACACTAGAATTAGCTTCGCACCTGGAAGATGCACCATGGCCTGCAACCAAAGATGAACTGATTGATTATGCTATCCGTTCAGGAGCACCTGTTGAGGTAATTGAAAATTTACAGGCACTGGAAGATGACGGCGAACCTTATGAAACTATTGAGGAAGTTTGGCCTGATTATCCAACCAAAGACGACTTCTTGTTTAACGAAGACGAATACTAA
- a CDS encoding class I SAM-dependent methyltransferase has translation MSYTPPQIDFYASNTNFDKLYPPKMQQLSGKHFTPMAVAVKAATYLVEGSGVKILDIGSGVGKFCLIAANRFPEIQFYGVENRKDLIDYAEEAKETLMVKNAHFILSDFAKINFSNFDHFYFYNSFFENLVEDEDHLFEGSLGLSGALYERYTNVLHTIFKNRPLGTKIVTYQSSHHEIPSNYQLVESHFNSKLNFWVKG, from the coding sequence ATGAGTTATACACCTCCACAAATTGATTTCTACGCTTCAAACACTAATTTCGACAAGCTATATCCACCTAAAATGCAGCAGCTTTCAGGTAAGCATTTTACCCCAATGGCAGTAGCCGTTAAAGCAGCAACTTATTTAGTTGAAGGATCAGGAGTGAAAATATTGGATATTGGGTCTGGTGTGGGTAAATTTTGTTTAATTGCCGCTAATCGATTTCCTGAAATTCAATTTTACGGTGTTGAAAACAGAAAGGATTTAATAGATTATGCGGAGGAAGCAAAAGAAACGCTGATGGTAAAAAACGCTCATTTCATACTTAGTGATTTTGCCAAAATCAATTTCTCTAATTTCGACCATTTCTACTTTTATAATTCGTTTTTTGAAAATTTGGTTGAAGATGAAGATCATCTTTTTGAGGGTTCATTAGGATTATCAGGTGCTTTATATGAACGTTATACCAATGTATTGCATACAATTTTTAAGAATAGACCATTAGGTACAAAAATTGTCACTTATCAAAGTTCACATCATGAAATTCCTTCAAATTATCAACTAGTTGAATCTCATTTCAATTCCAAGCTTAATTTTTGGGTAAAAGGGTAG
- a CDS encoding ferredoxin--NADP reductase, protein MTKLKFRISDIKRHEAEAVELTLTPISGKIPDYKSGQFLSIIRMEHNREIRRSYSICSSPFIDEPLKIVIKRIENGELSRWVYNRIKTGDFITTLAPGGQFIYQPENNRERTLFLFAAGVGITPLFSILKTALVAENKSKVVLIYSNKHYQLALFHDELIKWGEKYPNRLTILNLFSQSQNLLSARLNKQLIQELVQKHLEYERAKALFYTCGPMSYMDICRLTLLGMGFDKSQIKRETFFITNEEGDDDDESENTPKDINTYTVKLQFRAQQYVLSIPYNKTILDVALANHLDLPYSCRAGMCSTCMANCTNGIVKMDYNEVLTDEEVAKGKVLLCVGHPTQNNIEISYQ, encoded by the coding sequence ATGACAAAATTAAAGTTTAGGATTTCTGATATAAAAAGACATGAAGCAGAAGCAGTAGAACTAACCTTAACCCCTATTTCAGGTAAAATACCTGATTACAAATCCGGACAGTTTCTTTCAATAATTAGGATGGAGCATAATCGAGAAATCAGACGTTCCTATTCAATTTGCAGTTCACCATTTATTGATGAACCTTTAAAAATTGTGATTAAAAGGATAGAAAACGGTGAGCTTTCGAGGTGGGTTTATAATAGGATCAAAACTGGAGATTTCATCACAACTCTTGCCCCTGGTGGACAGTTTATTTATCAGCCGGAGAACAATAGAGAACGAACCCTATTTTTATTTGCAGCAGGCGTTGGTATTACACCACTTTTTTCAATTCTTAAAACAGCATTGGTTGCCGAAAATAAGTCAAAAGTTGTATTAATTTACAGCAACAAACATTATCAATTAGCATTATTTCATGATGAATTGATAAAATGGGGTGAGAAATATCCCAATCGTTTAACAATCCTGAACCTATTTAGTCAATCACAAAATCTCCTAAGCGCAAGATTAAATAAACAACTTATTCAAGAACTGGTTCAAAAACATTTAGAATATGAACGTGCTAAAGCCTTATTTTATACTTGCGGTCCAATGAGCTATATGGATATATGTCGACTAACCTTATTGGGAATGGGTTTTGATAAATCGCAAATTAAACGCGAAACCTTTTTTATAACTAACGAAGAAGGTGATGATGATGATGAAAGTGAAAACACTCCTAAAGACATTAATACCTATACGGTTAAATTGCAGTTTAGAGCCCAACAATATGTACTAAGCATTCCCTACAACAAAACTATATTAGATGTCGCACTAGCAAACCATTTAGATTTACCCTATAGCTGTAGAGCAGGCATGTGTAGTACATGCATGGCTAATTGCACAAATGGTATTGTAAAAATGGATTATAATGAAGTTTTGACAGATGAAGAAGTAGCCAAGGGAAAAGTATTACTTTGCGTAGGACATCCTACACAAAATAATATAGAAATCAGCTATCAATAG
- a CDS encoding putative sensor domain DACNV-containing protein, producing the protein MISEPSYLAARIAAPYIEKHFENHQSEALISNQSHLVVAPSSQMIETVIDTSFWASLRHEEGIPPKFSIVLLPPELVDNPIVFEHKIRLTPKNITKLAPALEGPGIHLGVWFEDNEMFIWGTVFTISLLCLVLEVIEPGLLVIKHKRLDGFGKFVNVVVLKGDDIKMVDEESLSLTDCPAIINSLSGMPLPKSQNDAVNVLIELAASMRTHKRGGLLLVVPVNSEEWRNSIVHPISYPMITAHNSISSLMEQESEARTDTHWQDSFKRAVEVIGGITAVDGATILNENYELLAFGAKVTRAENSLTVNEVIITEPIVGGGAVRIHPSQNGGTRHLAAAQFVYDQRNAMALVASQDGRFTILTWSDELNMVHAHRIDTLLL; encoded by the coding sequence ATGATATCAGAACCAAGTTACCTTGCAGCACGAATTGCAGCACCATATATAGAAAAACATTTTGAAAATCATCAGTCAGAAGCACTCATTTCGAATCAAAGTCATTTGGTTGTCGCGCCCTCATCCCAAATGATTGAAACAGTCATTGATACTTCTTTTTGGGCCAGCTTACGACATGAAGAAGGAATTCCTCCTAAATTTTCCATTGTCTTATTGCCTCCTGAGTTAGTCGATAACCCAATAGTTTTTGAGCATAAGATACGTCTGACTCCCAAAAACATTACCAAATTAGCACCGGCTCTTGAAGGTCCGGGTATTCATTTGGGAGTTTGGTTTGAAGATAATGAGATGTTTATTTGGGGAACAGTATTTACCATTTCTTTACTATGCTTAGTGCTGGAAGTAATTGAACCGGGATTATTAGTTATTAAGCATAAACGATTAGACGGTTTCGGTAAGTTTGTAAACGTTGTAGTTCTCAAAGGCGATGATATTAAAATGGTGGATGAAGAAAGCTTAAGTCTTACCGATTGCCCTGCCATAATCAACTCACTGAGTGGCATGCCCTTACCGAAATCACAAAATGACGCTGTAAATGTGTTAATAGAATTAGCTGCAAGTATGCGGACTCATAAAAGGGGAGGGTTACTTTTGGTGGTTCCTGTAAATTCAGAGGAGTGGCGAAATTCTATCGTTCATCCGATTTCTTATCCGATGATAACTGCTCATAATTCAATTTCATCATTAATGGAACAAGAATCCGAAGCCAGGACAGATACACATTGGCAGGATTCATTCAAGAGGGCGGTTGAAGTAATTGGGGGCATCACGGCAGTGGACGGAGCAACAATTTTAAATGAAAATTATGAGCTACTTGCTTTTGGAGCAAAGGTGACGAGAGCAGAAAATAGTTTAACAGTTAATGAGGTAATTATTACCGAACCCATAGTCGGAGGAGGAGCAGTGCGTATTCATCCTTCACAAAACGGAGGCACACGTCATTTGGCTGCTGCTCAATTTGTTTATGACCAACGTAATGCAATGGCGTTGGTGGCATCTCAAGATGGCCGTTTTACCATTCTTACATGGTCTGATGAGCTGAACATGGTTCATGCCCATCGTATTGATACTTTATTGCTATAA
- a CDS encoding histone H1, which yields MEKFKHLKELIAAAEDDASKFFDKGNGAAGTRLRKAMMDIKNAAQEVRNLVTEVKNKEK from the coding sequence ATGGAAAAATTCAAACACCTTAAAGAGCTAATTGCTGCTGCGGAAGACGATGCAAGCAAATTTTTTGACAAAGGAAATGGCGCTGCCGGAACACGCTTAAGAAAAGCGATGATGGATATTAAAAATGCAGCACAGGAAGTCCGTAATCTAGTTACTGAGGTAAAGAACAAAGAAAAATAA
- the ccoS gene encoding cbb3-type cytochrome oxidase assembly protein CcoS produces MSALIILLIISLLVAVGFLIAFIFSVRSGQFDDDYTPSVRILFDDTEPINEENLN; encoded by the coding sequence ATGAGCGCGTTAATTATTCTATTGATTATTAGTCTTTTAGTTGCAGTTGGCTTTCTGATAGCGTTTATTTTCTCCGTTAGAAGTGGTCAGTTTGACGATGATTATACTCCCTCAGTACGCATTCTATTTGATGATACGGAACCAATAAATGAAGAAAATTTAAATTAA
- the ccoN gene encoding cytochrome-c oxidase, cbb3-type subunit I — MEIEKFSYDNRIVKQFANATIFWGIVGMTAGLYAALQLVFPQLNLGLEYTTFGRVRPVHTNAVIFAFVGNAIFTGVYYSLQRLCKARMFSDFLSKLHFWGWQSIIVLAAVTLLLGYTTGKEYAELEWPLDIAITLIWVVFGVNMFGTILKRREKHIYVAIWFYIATLVTIAVLHIVNSIELPVTALKSYSAYAGVQDALVQWWYGHNAVAFFLTTPYLGLMYYFLPKAANRPVYSYKLSIVHFWALIFLYIWAGPHHLLYTALPDWAQSLGTVFSVMLLAPSWGGMLNGLLTLRGAWDRVREEPVLKFFVVALTAYGMATFEGPMLSLKNINAISHFTDWTVAHVHVGALGFNGFLTFAVLYWLFPKLFKTELYSKKLANWHFWLGTLGIIFYAVPLYWAGFTQSLMWKEFTEEGLLKYPNFLETVQQVLPMYAMRALGGSIYLTGVIVMTYNLIKTARSGSFVANEPAEAPALEHEASHTGEFWHRVLERKPTLMLVGSLIVILIGGLVEMIPTFLVKSNIPTLSSVKPYTPLELQGRDIYLREGCYNCHSQMIRPFRDETVRYGEYSKAGEFVYDHPFQWGSKRTGPDLQRIGGKYPDSWHFNHMFDPPSMAPGSIMPPYPFLLDKQLDISTTPAKIRAMQTLGVPYSAGYDQKANEDLKKQALAITASLKKDGIDTKSDREIIALIAYLQRMGTDIKGQNKMTQTNK; from the coding sequence ATGGAAATTGAAAAGTTCTCATACGACAATCGGATTGTTAAACAGTTTGCCAATGCAACCATTTTTTGGGGAATTGTTGGCATGACAGCAGGTCTTTATGCTGCTCTGCAACTCGTTTTTCCTCAACTTAATCTTGGGCTTGAATACACTACTTTCGGAAGAGTAAGACCTGTGCACACAAATGCAGTAATTTTTGCATTTGTGGGAAATGCTATTTTCACGGGTGTTTACTATTCATTGCAGCGTCTTTGTAAGGCACGAATGTTTAGCGATTTTCTAAGCAAACTCCATTTTTGGGGATGGCAATCCATCATAGTCCTTGCAGCAGTCACTCTTCTACTAGGATACACTACTGGTAAAGAATATGCTGAATTAGAATGGCCACTTGATATTGCTATCACTTTAATTTGGGTTGTTTTTGGTGTAAATATGTTTGGTACCATCCTTAAGCGAAGGGAAAAGCATATTTATGTAGCCATTTGGTTCTATATTGCCACTTTGGTTACCATTGCGGTTTTACACATCGTGAACTCTATTGAATTGCCAGTTACAGCTTTAAAAAGCTATTCGGCTTACGCAGGAGTACAAGACGCCCTTGTGCAATGGTGGTATGGACATAATGCGGTTGCATTTTTCCTTACTACACCTTATTTGGGACTCATGTACTACTTTTTGCCTAAAGCTGCTAATCGTCCCGTTTATTCTTACAAACTTTCAATTGTTCACTTTTGGGCACTCATATTCTTGTATATCTGGGCAGGTCCTCACCACTTGCTTTATACAGCATTGCCTGACTGGGCTCAATCATTAGGAACTGTTTTCTCTGTTATGCTTTTAGCTCCATCATGGGGAGGTATGCTTAATGGGCTTTTAACTTTGCGTGGGGCTTGGGATAGAGTTAGAGAAGAGCCAGTGCTCAAATTCTTTGTGGTTGCGTTAACAGCATATGGTATGGCCACTTTTGAAGGCCCGATGCTTTCGCTGAAAAATATTAACGCAATAAGCCATTTTACTGATTGGACGGTGGCACACGTACACGTTGGTGCTTTGGGATTTAATGGTTTCTTAACCTTTGCAGTTCTTTACTGGTTATTCCCGAAATTATTTAAAACAGAACTATATTCTAAGAAATTGGCCAATTGGCATTTCTGGTTAGGAACATTAGGAATTATCTTTTATGCTGTTCCTTTGTACTGGGCCGGATTTACACAGAGTTTAATGTGGAAAGAGTTTACAGAAGAAGGATTGTTGAAATATCCAAACTTCCTTGAAACTGTGCAGCAGGTTCTTCCAATGTATGCAATGCGTGCTCTAGGTGGTAGTATATATTTGACAGGTGTTATTGTAATGACCTACAACCTTATTAAAACAGCTAGATCGGGTTCGTTTGTTGCTAATGAACCAGCTGAAGCTCCTGCATTAGAACATGAAGCATCACATACTGGAGAATTTTGGCATCGTGTGCTTGAACGTAAACCTACCTTAATGCTTGTAGGAAGCTTAATTGTGATATTAATCGGTGGATTAGTTGAAATGATTCCAACATTTCTGGTTAAATCAAATATTCCTACGTTAAGTAGTGTTAAACCATATACTCCACTTGAATTGCAAGGACGAGACATCTATCTGCGTGAAGGATGTTACAATTGCCACTCACAAATGATCAGACCTTTCCGTGATGAAACTGTACGTTACGGAGAATATTCTAAAGCAGGAGAATTTGTTTATGATCATCCGTTCCAATGGGGGTCAAAACGTACAGGACCTGATTTGCAAAGGATTGGTGGTAAGTATCCTGATTCTTGGCACTTTAACCACATGTTTGATCCACCATCAATGGCACCGGGTTCAATTATGCCGCCATATCCATTCTTGTTGGACAAGCAACTTGACATTAGTACAACTCCAGCCAAAATTAGGGCTATGCAAACTTTAGGAGTACCTTATTCTGCAGGGTATGATCAAAAAGCAAATGAAGATCTTAAAAAGCAAGCCTTAGCAATAACAGCCAGTTTGAAAAAGGATGGTATTGATACTAAGAGTGATCGTGAAATTATTGCATTAATTGCTTATCTGCAACGTATGGGTACTGATATTAAAGGACAAAATAAAATGACTCAAACTAATAAATAA
- a CDS encoding CcoQ/FixQ family Cbb3-type cytochrome c oxidase assembly chaperone: MKFINYLESISGVSVYPMISLMVFFIFFIALGIYVLKAPKQYFDEVSNIPLEGNENN; the protein is encoded by the coding sequence ATGAAATTTATCAATTATCTCGAATCGATTTCAGGAGTAAGTGTTTACCCTATGATTTCTTTGATGGTATTCTTCATTTTCTTTATTGCACTTGGTATTTATGTTTTGAAAGCTCCTAAGCAATATTTTGATGAAGTAAGCAATATTCCACTGGAAGGAAACGAAAACAACTAA
- a CDS encoding cbb3-type cytochrome c oxidase N-terminal domain-containing protein, giving the protein MKFRTSIKPLLVLLLTMLFSKTVLAVQQLGQFGPGAGTPAEDKASASSADLVFYVLSATVIVELLAIVFLAIVILKLIKVYYGVEVKSVLLNKVQEEAAVKPAKKKWYSFERINKTVSIEKEGELLMDHDYDGIRELDNKMPPWFIWLFNVTIFFAVVYLLVYHVFRSAPLQIQEYKNELAVAEKQSEEFRKKSASLVDENSVVLLTDQAQIKSGQTIFNTNCVACHGSKGEGGVGPNLTDDYWLHGGSVKNIFKTIKYGVPEKGMKSWQQDISPSQMQELVSFIKTLHGTNPPNAKEKQGELYKDGSEAETKPADTTKTKADSLNTAKM; this is encoded by the coding sequence ATGAAATTCCGAACTTCTATTAAACCTTTATTGGTTTTGCTACTTACAATGTTGTTTAGTAAAACAGTTTTAGCTGTGCAACAACTTGGACAATTTGGGCCTGGCGCCGGAACTCCCGCTGAAGACAAAGCCTCTGCCTCTTCCGCCGATTTAGTTTTTTATGTACTATCGGCAACAGTAATTGTGGAATTATTAGCCATTGTGTTTTTGGCAATTGTAATTCTTAAACTTATAAAAGTGTACTATGGAGTTGAGGTTAAGTCAGTATTGTTAAATAAAGTTCAAGAGGAAGCAGCAGTCAAGCCGGCCAAAAAGAAATGGTATTCCTTTGAACGTATCAATAAAACTGTGTCTATTGAAAAAGAAGGTGAGTTATTGATGGATCACGATTATGACGGTATACGCGAACTAGATAATAAAATGCCACCATGGTTTATTTGGTTGTTTAATGTAACTATTTTCTTTGCTGTTGTTTACTTACTTGTATATCACGTTTTCCGGTCGGCGCCATTACAAATTCAAGAATATAAAAACGAATTGGCAGTCGCAGAAAAGCAATCAGAAGAATTCCGTAAAAAATCGGCCAGCTTGGTTGATGAAAATTCTGTAGTACTACTTACTGATCAAGCTCAAATTAAATCAGGTCAAACCATATTCAATACCAATTGTGTCGCTTGTCACGGTTCAAAAGGTGAAGGTGGGGTAGGACCTAATTTGACTGACGATTATTGGCTGCACGGAGGAAGTGTTAAAAACATTTTTAAAACAATTAAATATGGTGTTCCTGAAAAAGGAATGAAATCTTGGCAACAGGATATATCTCCTTCACAAATGCAAGAATTGGTAAGTTTTATTAAAACCTTGCATGGTACTAATCCTCCAAATGCAAAGGAAAAGCAAGGTGAATTGTATAAAGATGGATCGGAAGCAGAAACCAAACCAGCAGATACGACAAAAACTAAGGCTGATTCGTTAAATACTGCAAAAATGTAA
- the ccoG gene encoding cytochrome c oxidase accessory protein CcoG: MAQEDVLYDDDDFRNHLATVDEKGKRKWIYAQEPSGRYFNYRTLLSIVYLIIFFALPFIKVNGHPLFLFNILDRKFTLFGVTFWPQDFFIFGLGMITFLVFIVLFTAIFGRVFCGWACPQTIFMEMVFRKIEYWIEGNNNQQRVLNNGPWTNTKIFKKSLKHFIFLAISFLIANTFLAYVIGVDELLKIIGEPIGQHFTGFIALLIFTFVFYGVFSYMREQVCIAICPYGRLQGVLLDKDSIVVAYDRIRGEKRGKFRKNEARTLGDCIDCYQCVKVCPTGIDIRNGTQLECVNCTACIDACDNIMDKVGLPRGLIRFASENNIANKEKFRLTPRIKAYSAVLVLLVGAMVAMLATRKDLSTTITRVGGMLYQKQPNNRVSNLYNIKILNKTRHQLPIQLKIENDGINAEIKMVGKSLVVKAEETENSTFFIILPQSAINKRKTSLRVGIYNGNKKLETINTSFLGPLTD; the protein is encoded by the coding sequence ATGGCTCAAGAAGATGTATTATATGACGATGATGATTTTAGAAATCATTTAGCTACAGTTGATGAAAAAGGTAAACGTAAATGGATTTATGCACAAGAACCCTCAGGAAGGTATTTTAACTATCGCACTTTATTAAGCATAGTATACCTCATTATATTTTTCGCATTACCTTTTATTAAAGTAAATGGTCACCCTCTTTTTTTATTTAATATTTTAGATCGAAAGTTTACTTTATTTGGTGTTACTTTTTGGCCACAAGATTTCTTCATTTTTGGTCTTGGAATGATAACCTTCCTGGTTTTCATTGTTCTTTTTACTGCTATTTTCGGTCGTGTTTTTTGTGGTTGGGCCTGCCCTCAAACTATATTTATGGAAATGGTTTTCCGAAAAATCGAATATTGGATTGAAGGAAATAATAACCAACAACGAGTTTTGAATAATGGCCCATGGACGAATACTAAAATCTTTAAGAAAAGTCTTAAACACTTTATCTTTTTAGCTATATCATTTCTCATAGCCAACACCTTTTTAGCTTATGTAATAGGTGTTGATGAACTTTTGAAAATCATTGGTGAACCTATTGGACAACATTTTACTGGTTTTATAGCCTTGTTAATTTTTACATTTGTTTTTTATGGCGTGTTTTCTTACATGCGAGAACAAGTATGTATAGCCATTTGTCCTTACGGAAGGTTACAAGGTGTTTTGCTTGATAAGGATTCAATAGTTGTTGCTTACGATAGAATTAGGGGAGAAAAGCGCGGAAAATTCAGGAAAAATGAGGCTCGAACACTCGGCGATTGTATTGACTGTTATCAGTGCGTTAAGGTTTGTCCAACAGGAATCGATATTAGAAATGGTACTCAATTAGAATGTGTAAACTGTACAGCTTGTATTGATGCCTGTGATAATATTATGGATAAGGTTGGGTTACCAAGAGGGTTAATTCGTTTTGCATCTGAAAATAATATAGCTAATAAGGAAAAGTTTCGATTAACACCACGAATTAAGGCCTACTCTGCAGTACTTGTTTTATTGGTTGGTGCAATGGTTGCAATGTTAGCTACCCGGAAGGATTTAAGCACAACAATAACTAGAGTAGGGGGGATGTTGTATCAAAAACAACCTAATAATCGCGTTAGTAATTTATATAACATTAAAATATTAAATAAAACTAGGCATCAATTGCCAATTCAATTAAAAATTGAGAATGATGGTATTAATGCTGAAATAAAAATGGTAGGCAAATCACTTGTAGTAAAGGCAGAAGAAACAGAAAATAGTACTTTTTTTATCATTTTGCCACAATCGGCAATAAATAAACGGAAAACTAGCTTAAGAGTTGGAATTTATAACGGTAATAAAAAACTTGAAACCATAAATACATCATTCCTTGGGCCTTTAACTGATTAA
- a CDS encoding FixH family protein — MKLNWKYFTIIFFLSFVVFILFLAYRAMRENFELISPNYYADELKYQEKINASENAGTLSESLKVEAINKSITIDLPKDFEGKSISGEINLVRPSDKSKDVKVPLNASMKGVQQISSNKFVKGLYLLQIQVKCDGKDYFFEQNIFMQ; from the coding sequence ATGAAATTGAATTGGAAATATTTTACGATTATATTTTTTCTGAGTTTCGTAGTGTTCATTTTGTTTTTGGCTTACAGAGCAATGCGAGAAAATTTTGAGCTGATTTCACCAAATTACTATGCTGATGAACTTAAATATCAAGAGAAAATTAACGCTAGTGAAAATGCTGGAACATTAAGTGAATCTTTAAAAGTTGAAGCAATAAATAAATCGATTACTATCGATTTACCTAAGGATTTTGAGGGTAAATCAATATCTGGTGAAATTAATTTAGTACGCCCTTCTGATAAAAGTAAGGATGTAAAGGTTCCGCTCAATGCTTCAATGAAGGGTGTCCAGCAAATTTCTTCCAACAAATTTGTAAAGGGATTATATCTATTGCAAATACAAGTTAAATGTGATGGAAAAGACTATTTCTTTGAACAGAATATCTTTATGCAATAA
- a CDS encoding sulfite exporter TauE/SafE family protein, with protein sequence MIEAFIFGFIGSFHCIGMCGPIAMALPVREHNSILNRISIVMLYNIGRVLTYAVIGLLFGLIGMGVRLAGFQQGLSIFLGIIMLVITYFTYFNRGKLFKVDILQKPLNSIRQAIGKLFRAQSALSLFGIGLLNGLLPCGFVYLGVIWTTSLGNTLHGVLFMTFFGLGTIPAMLGVSLMSNLFNLSLRNKINKVIPVFMLVVGILLIVRGLNLGIPFISPHIENLQTASPTNCH encoded by the coding sequence ATGATTGAAGCCTTTATTTTTGGTTTTATTGGCAGCTTTCATTGTATAGGTATGTGTGGCCCAATTGCAATGGCATTGCCGGTAAGAGAACATAATTCAATTTTAAATCGAATTAGTATTGTAATGCTTTACAACATAGGTAGGGTACTTACTTATGCTGTCATTGGATTGTTATTCGGTCTAATTGGAATGGGTGTTAGGTTAGCTGGATTTCAACAAGGGTTATCTATTTTCTTAGGAATAATCATGTTAGTTATTACGTATTTCACCTACTTCAATCGTGGAAAATTATTTAAAGTAGATATATTGCAAAAGCCTTTAAACAGTATAAGGCAGGCGATTGGAAAGTTATTTAGAGCGCAATCTGCCTTATCATTGTTTGGTATAGGCTTGCTAAATGGGTTGCTTCCTTGTGGCTTTGTTTATTTAGGTGTCATTTGGACAACTTCATTAGGTAATACATTACATGGAGTGCTATTTATGACTTTTTTTGGCTTAGGAACAATTCCGGCAATGCTCGGCGTAAGTTTAATGAGTAACCTGTTTAACCTAAGTTTGCGTAATAAAATAAACAAAGTAATTCCTGTATTTATGCTTGTAGTTGGAATACTGTTAATTGTTAGAGGATTAAATTTAGGAATACCTTTTATCAGTCCCCATATCGAAAACCTCCAAACCGCTTCTCCAACCAACTGCCACTAA